From one Lycium barbarum isolate Lr01 chromosome 6, ASM1917538v2, whole genome shotgun sequence genomic stretch:
- the LOC132599921 gene encoding uncharacterized protein LOC132599921, translating into MMGTEDKTLFCFCHWGWKNKVLPDGSTVYVEGITRQVIAETGIKYNDFVNAVFDRLCVDPLDKILHFTVKFDRSQLIELRDQEDVNTLLQFNDGFAHVYASSLEKEAYSTLPSVDTKKVELTVDSDSEPDTLPNSNLAEVYDYPDPEFSDFDKLKAQNCFAMDQIWACYDMADEMPRCYAHIRKVHSPEFKVMFSWLEAHPEDKRGRAWVRAELPVGCGKFRSGSTQFTSDRLIFSHQVQCEMGKRGLYIVYPRKGETWALFKDWDISWSSDPDNHRKYKYEIVEILSDYVVDVGVQVGYLDKVTRFLSLFQRTRPTEVDTFFVKPNELYKFSHRIPFFKMTGTEGEGVTAGSFELDPLSLPLNPDDIWYPENVKENSSTANSEPMETVLPAVPLGTRDKSRDAMTYLKSGDLNGIHATEGDSAKIRISPKEMNISETKRTHLSSCSANDSPSTDYNCVKRSRHSSPGVPIPLSCQADRELQSRTKNFGLNSFFGSSKKPSSFSDDKGSEEIFCDFKMDRSMEKFQINQVWALYGQNSTLPRTYALVKKIVPDPFKLHVVLLEACAGPNSAAQSVCGAFKVHNEKQHQVYAPSSFSHVMKAVSINRNRFEIYPREGEIWALYKRLKKSGLDPDRFEYEIVEVLEYSKDRIKVSSMVRVNGFKSVFRSPRKQRSNSVILEIQKDGFWRFSHQIPAFQLSGEKGGVLRGCWELDPASVPSSLLSDAPVKSVMGSVIQD; encoded by the coding sequence ATGATGGGAACCGAAGATAAAACACTGTTTTGTTTCTGTCATTGGGGCTGGAAGAATAAGGTGCTTCCAGATGGATCCACTGTGTATGTGGAAGGTATTACCCGTCAGGTTATTGCGGAAACGGGCATAAAGTATAATGATTTTGTGAATGCAGTTTTTGACCGATTATGCGTTGATCCTTTAGATAAGATCTTGCACTTTACTGTGAAGTTTGATAGGTCCCAATTGATAGAGCTGAGAGACCAAGAAGATGTCAATACTCTATTACAATTTAATGATGGTTTTGCACATGTTTATGCATCAAGTTTGGAGAAGGAAGCTTATTCTACATTGCCGTCAGTTGACACGAAGAAAGTTGAACTTACTGTTGATTCTGATTCAGAACCAGATACACTTCCTAATAGTAATCTTGCAGAGGTGTATGATTATCCTGATCCTGAATTTAGTGATTTCGACAAGCTTAAAGCACAAAATTGCTTTGCAATGGATCAGATCTGGGCTTGCTATGATATGGCTGATGAAATGCCAAGATGCTATGCCCACATTAGGAAGGTACACAGTCCTGAATTTAAGGTAATGTTCAGTTGGCTTGAGGCTCATCCGGAAGATAAAAGGGGCAGAGCTTGGGTCAGGGCAGAGTTACCTGTTGGCTGTGGAAAATTTAGATCTGGGAGTACTCAATTCACTTCTGATCGACTCATATTTTCTCATCAAGTGCAGTGCGAAATGGGCAAAAGAGGTCTGTACATCGTATATCCGAGGAAAGGGGAAACGTGGGCCCTTTTCAAAGATTGGGATATTAGTTGGAGCTCTGATCCAGATAATCATAGGAAGTACAAGTACGAAATTGTGGAGATTCTTTCTGATTATGTTGTGGATGTTGGTGTCCAAGTTGGGTATTTAGATAAAGTGACCAGATTTCTTAGCCTTTTCCAGCGAACAAGGCCGACTGAAGTTGATACATTTTTTGTAAAGCCAAATGAACTTTACAAGTTCTCTCATCGAATTCCCTTTTTCAAAATGACTGGAACTGAAGGAGAGGGTGTAACCGCGGGATCGTTTGAACTTGATCCTCTTTCTCTTCCCCTCAATCCAGATGATATTTGGTACCCTGAGAACGTTAAGGAAAACAGCAGCACTGCAAATTCTGAACCTATGGAAACTGTTCTGCCTGCAGTTCCTCTTGGAACTAGAGATAAATCCAGGGATGCAATGACATATCTGAAGTCAGGGGACTTGAATGGCATCCATGCTACTGAAGGAGATTCTGCTAAGATTCGAATATCTCCTAAAGAAATGAACATCTCTGAGACAAAGCGAACTCATTTGAGCTCTTGTTCCGCCAATGACAGTCCTTCCACTGATTATAATTGTGTTAAAAGAAGTCGTCACTCAAGTCCCGGCGTACCAATTCCTTTGTCATGTCAAGCTGATAGAGAGTTACAATCACGCACAAAGAACTTTGGTCTCAACAGCTTCTTTGGAAGCTCCAAAAAACCATCATCTTTTTCAGATGATAAAGGTTCTGAAGAAATATTTTGTGATTTTAAGATGGACAGATCGATGGAAAAGTTTCAAATAAATCAGGTATGGGCTCTTTATGGTCAAAATAGTACATTGCCAAGGACTTACGCTCTGGTTAAGAAGATAGTTCCTGACCCATTCAAATTGCATGTAGTCCTTCTTGAAGCATGTGCAGGGCCTAATAGTGCTGCTCAGTCTGTTTGTGGAGCGTTCAAAGTCCATAATGAAAAACAACATCAAGTCTATGCTCCTAGTTCATTCTCCCATGTCATGAAAGCAGTATCTATTAATAGGAACAGGTTTGAGATCTATCCAAGAGAAGGAGAGATTTGGGCACTGTACAAGAGGTTGAAAAAATCAGGTTTGGATCCAGACAGGTTTGAGTATGAGATAGTGGAGGTCCTTGAGTATTCAAAAGACCGGATAAAAGTTTCATCCATGGTTCGTGTGAATGGTTTTAAGTCAGTCTTTAGGTCTCCAAGAAAGCAAAGATCGAATTCTGTTATTTTAGAAATACAAAAAGATGGTTTTTGGAGATTCTCTCATCAGATTCCCGCATTTCAGTTGAGTGGGGAAAAAGGAGGGGTTTTGAGAGGCTGCTGGGAGCTTGATCCTGCTTCAGTACCGTCTTCTTTGTTAAGTGATGCACCAGTTAAGAGTGTGATGGGATCGGTTATCCAGGATTAA